One Malania oleifera isolate guangnan ecotype guangnan chromosome 10, ASM2987363v1, whole genome shotgun sequence genomic region harbors:
- the LOC131166315 gene encoding homeobox-leucine zipper protein ATHB-12-like produces MLEGGESSSAIAADSFTCLGSYPATARKRKCKNRRRFSDDQIRSLESIFVSESKLEPLKKLQLARELGLQPRQVAIWFQNKRARWKSKQLEQDYGVLQANYNTLVSEFEMLKKERQSLIIQLQKLNDLIQKSRDKSQHCRECLEASSINDETKDGDATKWESEVKPCFSIPLERKDHRGATLSDHDSHIKAEYFGLEEPCLLDGSPENWESLESDSLLNEPDSSYDWWDFWS; encoded by the exons ATGTTAGAGGGTGGGGAAAGCTCCTCAGCAATAGCAGCTGATTCTTTCACGTGCCTTGGTTCATACCCAGCTACTGCCAGAAAAAGGAAGTGCAAAAATAGAAGGAGGTTCAGTGATGATCAGATTAGGTCATTGGAGTCCATATTTGTGTCTGAATCAAAGCTTGAACCCCTGAAGAAGCTGCAGCTGGCCAGAGAACTTGGGCTGCAGCCTCGCCAGGTTGCCATCTGGTTTCAAAATAAGAGAGCTAGATGGAAGTCAAAGCAGCTAGAGCAAGACTATGGAGTACTGCAAGCTAATTACAATACTCTGGTTTCAGAGTTCGAAATGTTGAAGAAAGAGAGACAGTCCTTGATCATACAG TTGCAGAAATTGAATGATCTAATTCAGAAGTCTCGAGATAAAAGCCAGCATTGCAGGGAATGTCTGGAGGCATCAAGCATCAATGATGAAACAAAAGACGGAGACGCAACAAAATGGGAATCCGAAGTGAAGCCTTGCTTTAGCATTCCTTTGGAAAGAAAAGATCACAGAGGGGCTACCTTGTCGGACCACGATAGCCACATAAAAGCAGAGTACTTTGGACTGGAAGAACCCTGCCTTCTGGATGGTTCACCTGAAAACTGGGAAAGCTTGGAATCTGACAGCCTGTTGAATGAGCCTGATAGTAGTTATGATTGGTGGGACTTTTGGTCTTGA